In one Dehalogenimonas formicexedens genomic region, the following are encoded:
- a CDS encoding DUF4129 domain-containing transglutaminase family protein — protein MKTSFRHDEYIRGRSSLGAALASAILTACALGVSVWSLQSADWFNPNPPFAAILLFSIVLSTILALTSIRQRLAIPVLVLAGVPLSIWQSINSMPKIPGADTWARWLAALSEPARDPAAFVVVLVMVTWLIGSAGAWYAVRRRNGWVAFGLGSVLAVLNLVNLPRNFSYVLPLFIVLGLALIVQANWAKSIRNKSAGSLRLRLIPGALVCVLVTLGAFALPQSPAEKLSLNLDGGAIYSAIKNNGFNIFEAVPSKVKTILSSNQDTVDFGVAPDLGDTVRFIITPAMPGYFATRYYDVYSAGGWSNSQVTDTSVPANQSIGEAVPPLKATTINYRVENEVKTDIVLINGRPQALDISIIAKGLPTTGGLDVSSLSAARVLSAYASYSVIAHLPVATVADLLKANAPYPEWVSERYLQLPANLPRSLKSLALQLTQGIPFSTTGALTYNKVVAIENYLLNFKYDIDGAIVNGNADGVAAFLSDRQGNCVNFASALVVMLRAAGVPARFVQGYLGSEVAADGKSLSIYGRDAHAWAEVYFPDYGWVIAEATPGKPTDNFTEFSTQIPNGTIPLASDAPIAGEDPEPALSPPAGTAPDGRSGNFQIIWVLWSLLAGLIVTAGGGTAYLIRASNPQAMYARLRWLGRLYGEKGRPADTPLEYSNRLGFRLTDKATEISVIADAFSRYRYGTNRCADIASRNELIDTWKKLSAALIRNRLSFSRNRRRDTA, from the coding sequence ATGAAAACCAGCTTCCGTCACGATGAGTATATCCGGGGGAGGTCTTCCTTGGGGGCCGCCCTGGCAAGCGCGATATTAACCGCCTGCGCACTGGGCGTGTCGGTTTGGTCGTTGCAGTCTGCGGACTGGTTTAACCCGAATCCCCCGTTCGCAGCGATCCTATTGTTCAGCATAGTCTTGAGTACCATACTCGCCTTAACGAGCATAAGGCAGCGGCTGGCGATTCCCGTTCTAGTTCTGGCTGGGGTACCGCTTTCCATCTGGCAATCTATCAACTCCATGCCTAAAATTCCTGGAGCCGATACCTGGGCACGGTGGCTTGCCGCCCTGTCAGAACCGGCCAGGGATCCCGCAGCGTTTGTCGTGGTGCTGGTCATGGTGACCTGGCTGATCGGTTCCGCCGGAGCCTGGTACGCGGTGCGGCGGAGGAACGGCTGGGTAGCCTTTGGCCTGGGATCCGTTTTGGCCGTCCTGAACCTGGTGAATCTGCCGCGGAATTTTTCCTATGTCTTGCCGCTGTTTATTGTTCTGGGGCTGGCTCTGATCGTTCAAGCAAACTGGGCAAAATCCATCCGGAATAAGAGCGCCGGAAGCTTACGGCTCCGATTGATCCCTGGCGCGCTAGTGTGTGTTCTCGTTACCCTGGGAGCTTTTGCTCTGCCCCAATCTCCGGCCGAAAAACTGAGTTTGAACCTAGACGGCGGCGCCATATATTCCGCGATCAAGAATAACGGTTTCAATATTTTTGAGGCCGTGCCTTCCAAAGTAAAAACTATTTTGAGTTCCAATCAAGACACGGTAGATTTCGGCGTGGCGCCGGACCTGGGCGACACGGTCAGATTCATCATTACACCGGCGATGCCCGGGTATTTCGCGACCCGCTACTACGATGTGTATTCCGCCGGCGGTTGGAGCAACAGCCAGGTTACTGATACGAGTGTACCGGCAAACCAGTCTATCGGAGAAGCCGTTCCGCCGCTGAAAGCCACCACCATCAATTACCGGGTCGAGAACGAGGTAAAAACCGATATTGTGCTCATCAATGGCCGCCCTCAAGCCCTCGACATTTCGATTATCGCAAAGGGTCTGCCAACTACGGGCGGTTTAGATGTGTCTTCATTATCGGCAGCCAGGGTCCTTTCTGCCTATGCTTCCTACTCCGTTATTGCCCATCTTCCCGTCGCCACGGTCGCCGACCTTCTCAAGGCCAATGCCCCTTACCCGGAATGGGTCTCGGAAAGATATCTCCAACTGCCGGCTAATCTGCCGCGATCGTTGAAATCACTTGCCCTGCAATTGACTCAAGGAATCCCTTTTTCGACAACAGGTGCTTTGACCTACAACAAGGTCGTCGCTATCGAAAATTACCTTTTGAACTTCAAATATGACATCGACGGCGCGATAGTCAACGGTAACGCCGACGGAGTGGCTGCTTTCCTATCTGACCGCCAAGGCAACTGCGTCAACTTCGCCTCAGCCCTGGTAGTGATGTTGAGAGCCGCCGGCGTGCCCGCCAGGTTTGTCCAGGGCTACCTCGGCTCCGAGGTCGCCGCCGATGGGAAAAGCCTTTCTATCTACGGCCGCGATGCCCATGCCTGGGCTGAGGTGTATTTCCCGGACTACGGCTGGGTGATCGCTGAGGCTACTCCCGGAAAACCTACGGACAACTTCACCGAGTTTTCGACCCAAATCCCGAACGGGACCATTCCTCTGGCAAGTGACGCTCCGATCGCGGGAGAAGACCCTGAACCAGCCCTGAGTCCCCCGGCGGGAACCGCGCCGGACGGCCGGAGCGGCAATTTCCAGATAATCTGGGTGCTGTGGAGTCTGCTCGCCGGATTAATAGTGACCGCAGGCGGTGGAACCGCATACCTAATTCGGGCTTCAAATCCCCAGGCCATGTATGCCCGGCTCAGGTGGTTGGGCAGGCTTTATGGTGAAAAGGGGCGACCTGCCGATACGCCGCTGGAATACTCTAACCGGCTCGGCTTCAGGCTGACCGACAAGGCAACGGAAATATCGGTAATAGCGGATGCCTTTTCCCGTTACCGCTACGGGACGAATCGCTGTGCCGACATCGCCAGCAGAAATGAACTGATAGACACCTGGAAAAAACTGAGCGCCGCCTTGATCCGCAACCGATTGTCTTTCTCGCGCAACAGACGCCGCGATACCGCTTGA
- a CDS encoding DUF998 domain-containing protein, which yields MTRQWLHDTISSSLPVICGLAAATVVICDAIGVSLNPGYNPLKESISDLVFYPFGWLEQIGMAAAGLTQALFAGFILSSRSARINHWVRISGFIFAAMSIGFGVITLFKTDPGLGIESLGGGVHVTTVIAMAALFPVNCYLLSRAIGGNPDSATILHFSYVMAAIGGLIALQLLPLNPIRFIGISERLLAGVNLAWIVFAGSHLPHLVDTPLEPPARPAK from the coding sequence GTGACTCGACAGTGGTTGCACGACACCATTTCGTCATCTCTTCCGGTTATCTGCGGTTTGGCAGCCGCCACCGTAGTCATTTGCGACGCTATCGGGGTCAGCCTGAATCCGGGGTATAATCCGCTGAAAGAATCCATCAGCGACCTGGTATTCTATCCCTTCGGGTGGCTGGAACAGATCGGCATGGCCGCTGCCGGCCTCACCCAGGCTCTGTTCGCGGGATTCATCCTGTCCTCCAGATCTGCCAGGATCAATCACTGGGTGAGAATTTCCGGTTTTATTTTCGCCGCGATGTCGATCGGGTTCGGCGTAATCACCTTGTTCAAAACTGATCCCGGGTTGGGCATAGAATCGCTGGGAGGCGGGGTTCACGTGACCACGGTGATCGCCATGGCCGCTTTGTTTCCGGTCAACTGTTATCTGCTTTCCAGGGCCATAGGCGGCAATCCGGATTCGGCAACCATCCTGCATTTCTCGTATGTAATGGCTGCCATCGGCGGGCTGATCGCTCTTCAGCTTCTGCCATTGAACCCGATCAGGTTCATCGGCATCAGTGAAAGGTTGCTTGCGGGGGTAAATCTGGCCTGGATTGTATTTGCCGGTTCTCACTTGCCACACCTGGTGGATACGCCGTTGGAGCCTCCGGCCCGACCCGCAAAATAG
- a CDS encoding amino acid ABC transporter ATP-binding protein, whose translation MPEPIIEIENVHKRFGRVHALRGVSLTVEKGEVVVIIGPSGSGKSTLLRCINRLEEYNSGSISVDGIPLDSTENINAVRQEVGMVFQQFNLFSHLSVLDNLVLAQCQVRKRCKEEAVKIARELLQKVGIPEKEKAFPGQLSGGQQQRVAIARALAMNPKIMLFDEPTSALDPEMIKEVLDVMTGLAAEGMTMVVVSHEMGFARAAADRMIFMDEGRIVEMASPHDFFTNPKEERSRAFLSKVLHIH comes from the coding sequence ATGCCCGAACCGATTATCGAAATAGAAAATGTTCATAAGCGCTTTGGCCGCGTTCACGCCCTGCGCGGGGTGAGCCTGACCGTCGAAAAAGGTGAAGTGGTTGTGATCATCGGGCCTTCAGGATCCGGCAAATCGACTCTTTTGCGTTGTATAAACCGGCTTGAGGAATACAACTCGGGCAGTATCTCCGTGGACGGAATTCCTCTCGATAGTACCGAAAATATAAACGCGGTACGCCAGGAAGTCGGCATGGTTTTCCAGCAATTCAACCTTTTTTCGCATCTTTCGGTGCTGGACAATCTGGTTCTGGCCCAGTGCCAGGTCCGCAAACGCTGCAAAGAAGAGGCTGTTAAAATCGCCCGGGAATTACTTCAAAAAGTGGGTATCCCGGAAAAAGAGAAGGCGTTCCCCGGTCAGCTTTCCGGCGGCCAGCAGCAGCGGGTCGCCATTGCCCGGGCCCTGGCCATGAATCCCAAGATCATGCTGTTCGATGAACCGACATCGGCGCTCGATCCCGAGATGATCAAGGAAGTTCTGGACGTCATGACCGGGCTTGCCGCTGAGGGCATGACCATGGTGGTTGTTTCTCATGAGATGGGCTTCGCCCGGGCAGCCGCCGACCGCATGATATTTATGGACGAAGGCCGCATAGTTGAGATGGCGTCACCGCATGATTTTTTCACCAATCCCAAGGAAGAGCGGTCCCGTGCCTTCCTCTCCAAGGTCCTCCACATTCACTAG
- a CDS encoding amino acid ABC transporter permease, with the protein MKQETEPVVAPKEELKFVTGGEVNIRQDPWWWLVAGVAGLIILLVVVKPDPFKNIVTFVSDGIAITALVTIVSYILMVALGLLGGLSRLAKNKIIFGIATLYVEIIRGIPLLVQLIGWYFVSPVVVQKIGGWVHIAALANYQANPIVTAIIGITVCYGAYMSEIVRAGIQSIPKGQMEAARSLGMSHFQAMRFVVLPQAFRVILPPMGNEFIALLKDSSLVSVVAVADLTRRGREIMATNFSPIETWTMVALLYLIMTLFAARIVSFIERKTRYER; encoded by the coding sequence ATGAAGCAAGAAACAGAACCAGTTGTAGCTCCAAAAGAAGAGCTCAAATTCGTCACCGGCGGCGAGGTCAATATCCGGCAGGATCCGTGGTGGTGGCTTGTCGCCGGCGTGGCTGGATTGATCATCCTGCTTGTCGTAGTCAAACCTGACCCCTTCAAAAATATCGTTACTTTCGTCTCCGACGGAATCGCTATCACCGCTTTGGTGACCATCGTTTCTTACATTTTGATGGTGGCGCTCGGTTTGTTGGGTGGCTTAAGCAGGCTGGCTAAGAATAAAATAATTTTCGGCATCGCCACACTCTACGTCGAGATCATCCGAGGCATCCCTCTTCTGGTTCAGCTTATCGGCTGGTATTTTGTATCCCCGGTTGTCGTGCAGAAAATCGGCGGCTGGGTTCACATTGCTGCTTTGGCCAACTACCAGGCCAATCCGATCGTCACCGCCATCATCGGCATCACCGTTTGTTACGGCGCCTATATGAGCGAGATTGTCCGGGCAGGCATCCAGAGTATTCCCAAAGGGCAAATGGAAGCTGCCAGGAGTCTGGGCATGAGCCATTTCCAGGCGATGCGTTTTGTCGTCTTGCCGCAGGCGTTCAGGGTTATTCTTCCGCCGATGGGCAATGAGTTCATCGCTTTGCTCAAAGATTCTTCGCTGGTATCAGTAGTTGCCGTTGCCGATCTGACCCGCCGCGGAAGAGAGATCATGGCCACCAACTTCAGTCCCATTGAGACCTGGACAATGGTAGCGCTTCTTTATCTGATCATGACGCTGTTTGCCGCGCGAATCGTTTCGTTTATCGAACGTAAGACTCGCTACGAAAGATAA
- a CDS encoding basic amino acid ABC transporter substrate-binding protein, with the protein MKKFTWLAIAVVAMLALALPGCSNGGTSNTTSAGPLKIRVATDATWAPFEYVNETTKKIEGFDIDLLNAIAAKVNLEIEYVNVGFDPLLAGMAQGTYDAAISSITITPERAAQMMFSDPYFTAGQMITVKLNNTTITGQASLSGKKIGAQLGTTGEVLAQDIPNATVRSYDEIGLAFQDLLNGQIDAVICDTPIANNYVKKNSTALKTVGSALSTEDYGIAVAKGKTDLLNKINQGLSQIKSDGTIDQLVTKWLAG; encoded by the coding sequence GTGAAAAAGTTTACCTGGTTGGCAATCGCCGTTGTCGCCATGTTGGCTTTGGCATTGCCGGGTTGTTCTAATGGCGGGACTAGCAACACCACCTCCGCCGGTCCTCTTAAGATTCGCGTAGCCACTGACGCCACCTGGGCGCCGTTCGAGTATGTGAACGAGACCACCAAGAAGATCGAGGGCTTTGACATCGACTTGCTCAATGCCATCGCCGCCAAAGTCAATTTGGAGATAGAGTATGTCAACGTCGGCTTCGATCCGCTACTCGCCGGAATGGCGCAAGGTACGTATGATGCGGCCATTTCTTCGATAACCATCACTCCTGAACGGGCAGCCCAGATGATGTTCTCCGATCCTTACTTCACCGCCGGTCAAATGATTACTGTCAAACTGAATAACACGACCATCACCGGTCAGGCATCTCTGTCTGGGAAAAAGATCGGCGCCCAACTGGGAACCACCGGCGAGGTACTGGCACAAGACATCCCCAACGCCACGGTCAGGTCATATGATGAGATCGGGTTGGCTTTCCAGGATCTGTTGAACGGCCAGATCGATGCCGTCATCTGCGATACCCCCATTGCCAATAACTACGTTAAAAAGAATTCCACGGCGCTCAAGACGGTCGGATCAGCCCTTTCCACTGAGGATTACGGCATTGCCGTCGCCAAGGGTAAAACAGACCTGCTGAATAAGATCAACCAGGGCCTGTCTCAGATCAAGTCAGACGGCACCATCGACCAACTCGTCACCAAATGGCTTGCAGGATAA
- a CDS encoding ABC transporter permease, producing MLISKKPRPMARSRRHKLRWLVLAVFTVLFMVIVANDSWWQAVLGFLFPAQDQVLHPRAPLWVFVVEHLRIVSVSSALSIALGLPLGILITRKIGRSLQPMATHLTSLAQTFPPVAVLALAVPAFGFGFKPTVFALFLYGLFPIVASTAVALNGIPATVIDSASGVGMTPLQRLWLVELPLGAPVILGGIRISVMINIGTAMIGAVIGAGGLGSPVIAGLVRFNPAFILEGTLPAAFLAILASGIISTLELSLTPRPEPAVSG from the coding sequence TTGCTGATATCGAAAAAGCCACGGCCGATGGCAAGATCACGGCGGCATAAACTCCGCTGGCTCGTACTGGCGGTTTTTACCGTTCTATTTATGGTGATCGTCGCCAATGATAGTTGGTGGCAAGCGGTCCTGGGATTCCTTTTCCCAGCCCAGGACCAGGTGCTGCATCCCAGGGCGCCCCTCTGGGTGTTTGTTGTCGAGCACCTCCGGATCGTCTCCGTTTCCTCTGCACTGTCGATAGCCCTTGGATTGCCCCTGGGCATTCTCATTACCCGGAAGATCGGGCGGAGCCTTCAGCCTATGGCTACACACCTTACTTCCCTGGCCCAAACGTTCCCGCCTGTCGCTGTTTTGGCGCTGGCAGTCCCGGCTTTTGGATTTGGTTTCAAACCTACCGTTTTTGCCCTCTTCCTTTACGGGCTTTTCCCGATAGTTGCCAGCACGGCGGTGGCTTTGAACGGCATCCCGGCGACGGTTATAGATTCGGCCTCGGGAGTCGGCATGACTCCGTTGCAGAGATTGTGGCTGGTGGAGTTGCCCCTGGGCGCGCCAGTGATTCTGGGGGGTATCCGCATCTCGGTGATGATCAACATCGGTACCGCCATGATCGGGGCGGTCATCGGCGCCGGCGGGCTCGGCTCCCCTGTTATAGCCGGATTGGTCCGGTTCAATCCTGCTTTTATTCTTGAAGGAACGTTGCCTGCTGCTTTCCTGGCGATCCTTGCCAGTGGTATTATCTCAACACTCGAACTTAGCCTCACGCCACGGCCAGAACCGGCCGTCTCGGGCTGA
- a CDS encoding ABC transporter ATP-binding protein, whose protein sequence is MIELERLTKNYGDTRAVANVTLQIPDGQVTVLIGPSGCGKTTLLRLINRLVRPSSGRILINGKDNSDFKPEELRRGIGYAIQGVGLFPHWTVYENIATVPKLLGWDRQRIRQRVMELLDLIGLDATEFSDRYPAELSGGQAQRVGVARALAADPPVLLMDEPFGAVDPLTRIRLQNQFLNIQDEVKKTVIFVTHDLEEAIRLADCLAIMNAGEIVQYNTPEEVLAQPKNKFVHDFVGTDRALKRLTRFMVKDYLKQGLTVKESDIGRLDTNDERFYWVIDSLDRFRGWVDLSMVPPGGDASGEIVKPGSDIVLTGDDTMRQALSIMLGQGVRSLPVVDKNGKFVGEVTLADIEKATADGKITAA, encoded by the coding sequence ATGATCGAATTGGAAAGGTTGACCAAGAACTATGGCGATACCCGGGCGGTGGCTAATGTTACGCTTCAGATCCCTGACGGTCAGGTAACAGTGCTTATCGGTCCTTCGGGTTGCGGTAAGACTACGTTGCTGCGCCTGATAAATCGCCTGGTGCGGCCCAGCTCCGGACGGATCCTGATAAACGGCAAAGATAATTCTGATTTCAAACCGGAGGAACTCCGCCGGGGTATAGGTTACGCCATTCAGGGCGTCGGTCTCTTCCCTCATTGGACGGTATATGAAAATATCGCGACCGTGCCGAAACTCCTAGGATGGGACCGGCAGCGTATTCGCCAGAGGGTAATGGAACTGCTTGACCTGATCGGCTTGGACGCGACAGAATTCTCGGATCGGTATCCCGCGGAACTCTCCGGCGGCCAGGCGCAGCGCGTTGGCGTCGCCCGGGCTTTGGCGGCGGATCCCCCGGTCCTGCTCATGGACGAACCCTTCGGCGCCGTGGACCCTTTGACCAGGATCAGGCTGCAAAATCAATTCCTCAACATCCAGGACGAAGTGAAAAAGACCGTTATTTTCGTGACTCATGATCTGGAAGAAGCCATTCGTCTGGCGGACTGCCTGGCGATAATGAACGCCGGGGAAATTGTTCAATACAATACGCCGGAGGAGGTACTGGCGCAGCCGAAGAATAAGTTCGTCCATGATTTTGTCGGCACGGATCGGGCTTTGAAGCGCCTGACCCGCTTTATGGTAAAGGACTACCTGAAACAAGGGCTGACAGTCAAGGAGTCTGATATCGGGCGGTTGGACACCAATGACGAACGTTTTTACTGGGTCATTGACTCCCTTGACAGGTTCCGGGGCTGGGTGGATCTTTCCATGGTGCCGCCAGGCGGTGACGCTTCCGGGGAGATCGTCAAACCGGGATCGGATATTGTTTTAACCGGAGATGACACTATGCGTCAGGCGCTTTCGATTATGTTGGGGCAGGGTGTCAGGAGCCTGCCGGTAGTCGATAAAAACGGCAAATTTGTGGGAGAAGTGACGCTTGCTGATATCGAAAAAGCCACGGCCGATGGCAAGATCACGGCGGCATAA
- a CDS encoding ABC transporter permease, which yields MTRKPEINPVLVVAAVLGLSAAIPDFFKLKANRLVTGDGIGFFQSLDLPVAVLLLISWLACAAAAVYRNSRLSMYGVAGLSFVTLVLLVPGAGIGARNLLSGAPELTRVSPSGGFWLSALAVYLLYFAASRPGQPARTLITASGPLIVVAAAASGLLNGFSFVVEYQNQSSRFFQELLRHLLIFGVSIGAAIVIGLPTGIIAAKSRFAAPVLYLFGVIQTIPSLALFGLLLVALSALRQAIPGLGISGIGLLPAIIAITLYSLLPIAQNTFSGIKGVAKDIRDAGAGIGMSSRQLLLKVEMPLAAPTILSGLRIAAVQAVGGTAVAALIGAGGLGFFIFQGLEQAASDLILMGAISVVVLALVINGIFQFLEERLKASLPGMVTA from the coding sequence ATGACGCGCAAGCCGGAGATAAACCCGGTGCTGGTGGTGGCCGCGGTACTGGGGTTATCGGCAGCCATCCCGGATTTTTTTAAACTTAAAGCCAATCGCCTGGTCACCGGTGACGGGATAGGCTTTTTTCAAAGTCTCGACCTGCCGGTAGCCGTCCTCCTTTTGATCTCGTGGTTGGCTTGTGCCGCCGCCGCCGTGTACCGGAATTCCCGGCTATCGATGTACGGCGTCGCAGGTCTCTCATTTGTGACCCTGGTTTTATTGGTACCGGGGGCCGGAATCGGGGCCAGGAATCTTCTTTCGGGGGCACCTGAATTAACCCGCGTCAGCCCTTCCGGCGGCTTCTGGCTTTCCGCGCTGGCGGTTTACCTGTTGTATTTTGCCGCCTCCAGGCCAGGCCAGCCTGCCAGGACTCTAATCACCGCCTCGGGCCCCCTGATTGTGGTAGCCGCGGCGGCCTCAGGGTTACTCAATGGTTTCTCATTTGTGGTGGAGTATCAAAATCAGAGCTCCCGCTTTTTTCAGGAACTGCTGAGGCACCTGTTAATATTCGGGGTCAGCATCGGCGCCGCGATAGTCATCGGTCTGCCGACGGGAATTATTGCGGCCAAGTCCAGATTTGCCGCCCCAGTTCTGTACCTCTTCGGCGTCATTCAGACTATTCCCAGCCTGGCGTTATTCGGCTTACTGCTGGTAGCTCTCTCGGCGCTGCGCCAGGCTATCCCCGGTCTGGGTATTTCCGGGATCGGGTTGTTACCGGCTATCATCGCAATAACCCTTTATTCTCTGTTGCCCATCGCCCAGAACACATTTTCCGGCATAAAAGGTGTAGCCAAAGACATCAGGGATGCCGGCGCCGGTATCGGTATGAGCTCCCGGCAACTGTTATTGAAAGTTGAAATGCCCCTTGCCGCCCCGACCATTTTATCCGGACTGCGAATTGCCGCCGTCCAGGCGGTCGGAGGAACCGCGGTAGCTGCCCTGATCGGGGCCGGAGGCCTCGGCTTTTTCATTTTTCAGGGGCTTGAACAGGCGGCCTCCGATCTGATCCTGATGGGCGCCATTTCCGTAGTCGTCCTGGCGCTCGTCATCAACGGTATTTTCCAGTTTCTCGAGGAAAGATTGAAAGCCTCTCTCCCGGGGATGGTAACGGCATGA
- the osmF gene encoding glycine betaine ABC transporter substrate-binding protein OsmF, translated as MRLKLSILGLAVILSSFLGACGNNPGSTTSKGPVTVGSKLDTEATVLAQVIIQMLRANGFTVIDHSSTGQTDIVRSALINGDIDIYPEYTGNGAFFFNEENSPVWQDFQAGYQEVKTLDKQQNNIVWLQPAPANNTWAIAVPKSFASSNNLVTLDDLAAYINKGGNFKIAASEEFLTSAVALPAFESVYGFNLGANQQVVVSLGGTAATEKAAAEGTSGVNAAMAFGTDGGLAALNLVVLQDNRHAQPYYAPAPIVRGVVFDKYPQLAGILNPVFASLDLVTLQTLNASVQVEGKNVASVVQDYLKSKGFVP; from the coding sequence ATGAGACTGAAATTGTCAATCCTCGGGCTGGCCGTAATTTTGAGTTCATTCCTTGGCGCCTGCGGTAACAATCCCGGTTCAACCACCTCGAAAGGCCCGGTGACTGTAGGGTCCAAGCTGGATACTGAAGCCACAGTGCTCGCTCAGGTTATCATACAGATGCTCCGGGCAAACGGATTCACTGTAATCGACCATTCGTCCACCGGCCAGACCGACATTGTGAGGTCGGCCCTGATCAACGGGGATATCGACATCTACCCTGAGTACACCGGCAACGGCGCCTTCTTCTTCAATGAAGAGAATTCCCCGGTCTGGCAGGACTTCCAAGCCGGCTATCAAGAGGTGAAGACGCTAGATAAACAGCAAAATAACATTGTTTGGCTGCAGCCCGCACCCGCTAACAATACCTGGGCGATAGCCGTCCCCAAGTCCTTTGCCAGCAGCAATAACCTTGTTACCCTGGATGACCTCGCCGCCTATATCAACAAAGGCGGAAATTTCAAGATCGCCGCTTCGGAGGAGTTCCTGACCAGCGCCGTGGCTTTACCCGCCTTTGAATCGGTCTATGGTTTCAACCTCGGCGCCAATCAACAGGTGGTGGTCTCTCTCGGCGGTACGGCGGCCACTGAAAAGGCGGCGGCGGAAGGCACCAGCGGGGTCAATGCGGCCATGGCTTTCGGCACTGACGGGGGACTGGCGGCGCTCAACCTGGTTGTTCTTCAGGACAACCGTCACGCCCAGCCCTATTACGCGCCGGCGCCGATCGTGCGGGGAGTCGTCTTCGATAAATATCCTCAGTTGGCCGGTATTCTCAATCCCGTTTTCGCCTCTCTCGACCTCGTTACCCTGCAGACGTTGAACGCCAGTGTCCAGGTCGAAGGCAAGAACGTTGCTTCGGTCGTGCAAGATTACCTGAAATCCAAGGGATTTGTTCCTTAA